The genomic stretch TCCTCATTCATAATTTTTAACTATTAAGCGGTAGCTTTGGCAAAATTGTCAGCTACAAAATCCCAGTTAACTAATTTACCGAGAAAATCGCTAATATAGTCAGGACGCTTATTTTGATAATCTAAATAGTAAGCGTGTTCCCATACATCCATTGTTAACAAAGGAATTTGTCCAGCAGTAAAGGGATTATCAGCATTACCCGTTTTAGTAACTTTTAAAGCACCACCGTCTAACACTAACCATGCCCAACCGCTACCAAATTGAGTCGCCCCTGCGGTTTTAAATGCTTCCACAAACTTGTCAAAACTTCCAAAATCTGCCTCAATTTTGTCCGCCAATGCACCGCTAGGAGTTCCACCTCCATTGGGTTTCATACATTGCCAATAAAAACTATGATTCCATGCTTGGGCGGCATTATTAAAAATACCTGCTTGACTTGGATTAGTAGCCGTAATGGTGATGACTTCTTCAATGGATTTAGAGTCTAATTCCGTACCTTCCACAGCTTTGTTAAAGTTAGTAACATAAGCCGCATGATGTTTGTCGTGATGAAACTCTAAGGTACTTTTAGAGATACAAGGCTCTAAAGCAGTATATTCGTAAGGAAGTGTTGGTAATTGATAAGCCATATTATTGATCTTGTTATCTGATCTTATTATCGGTTACTTGGTTTATATTATAGTAATTGGTGTCTTTAAACAATCCCTATGGGGGGGATAAGAAGAAGCAAGTTAAACCCCGTTAACTAACTTTGAAATCAATTTCAACAGAGGGTTAGGGAATTCGCGATAAAAATTTGACACTTTTAAACAACTTCTAAAAGGCTTGAATCCACTCTTTAATTTCGTAATCAGTCCAAATATTATTTCGCCAATAAGGATCCGATTCTACTAAATTTTTGACTATTTCCTCAGTTTCTGCCTCATAAATACCAAAGACTTTAGTATTATCTTTTGTTGGACCTAAAGTAATTAAAATACCTGCTTCTTTTTGTTTTCCTAAGCCTTCTAAATGTGCTTGGCGATAAGGTGTTCTTTTTTCTAAAGCATTGTCACAATAACTTCCAAATAAAATGTATTTTGCCATAAATAATTAATTAATAGTGAATAAATTAAAGGGCTTTTGTCTTTACTACGAATATATTGATTTATCTTTTTAATATCTCAAACCTTTGCTGTTAATAATAATAGTTGGAAGATTGAGTTGTTTGTTCTGGTGCAAATGCCAACCATAGGGGAAATTTTAACAGTGAAAGGCTAACTTTGTCATCAGTTTGATCCATTATGATTAATGGTAAATCTTTTTCTTCGACAATGCGATCGCCTTTTTGAATTAAGGCCTCTGAAGTTTCAAATAATACGACTCCCCGATTAGGGCCGAAATCACTGCGAGAAATACCTAAACAGTCTTGTAAACCTCGTCTCCATTCTCCTAGTCTTTCAGGAGTGTCTGCTAAAATTAAGGTTCTTGCTCGATCGCCGTATAATTGAGAGAG from Geminocystis sp. NIES-3709 encodes the following:
- a CDS encoding superoxide dismutase, translating into MAYQLPTLPYEYTALEPCISKSTLEFHHDKHHAAYVTNFNKAVEGTELDSKSIEEVITITATNPSQAGIFNNAAQAWNHSFYWQCMKPNGGGTPSGALADKIEADFGSFDKFVEAFKTAGATQFGSGWAWLVLDGGALKVTKTGNADNPFTAGQIPLLTMDVWEHAYYLDYQNKRPDYISDFLGKLVNWDFVADNFAKATA
- a CDS encoding YciI family protein, whose product is MAKYILFGSYCDNALEKRTPYRQAHLEGLGKQKEAGILITLGPTKDNTKVFGIYEAETEEIVKNLVESDPYWRNNIWTDYEIKEWIQAF